The Streptomyces sp. NBC_01298 genome contains the following window.
GGGTGGCCGCGAACTCCAGTCCCGCGTACACCGGGGCGCAGGCGTCCAGGCCCAGGTCCTGGGCGGACAGCCGCCGGCCGAGGCGCCGGGTGAACACCTCCGCGATCAGCGCCGGGGTGGTGCCGCGCGGCTGCTGCCCGCGCAGCCAGCGGGTCACGGAGGTCTTGTCGTACCGCAGATCGAGACCGTGTTCCAGACCGAGCTGGTCGACACGGCGGGCGAGCCCGGCGTTGGAGAACCCGGCCTCGGCGATCAGCGCCGAGAGCTGCCGGTTGGGGACGCGCTGGGCAGGTCGTTCCGTCATCGGCTCCACGGTCTCCTGACGTGACGGACCGGAGTCCCGGCCCTGTGAACGGCGTGAATGTAGCGGCGAACCTTGCCCGGACCGCCCTCTCTGTCCCACATTCATCCGATCGTGTGCAGAACCGGTGGGTCTCTTTACGGACCGACCCCCTCCACCCGCGTACGCTGCGCCCCATGACCCGCCGGCCCACCGGGGAGCCTCCCCCCGGCAGCTGCGAGCGCCCCGGAGGCGACGGCAGCCACGCAGAGTCCACGGCCCCGCCGCTCGTGCCCGACCTGGTCGCGCCAGAGCTCACCGAGGCGGAGTGCCGGCGCTGCGGGACGTACATCGCGGGTCTCGACGGGCGCTACGCGTGCGGGGTCTGCGGCTGGGTGAACGACCACACCGAGGGGCACCGCCGACTGCCCCGGGCGGACGAGGACCCGGACCGGCCGCCGAAGGGCCGCAGGCGCCCGAAACAGCTCCCCGGACCGCCCGGGCCCCCGGATCCAGGGCCTTGGGCCCTGTCCGGGACGGGCGGCTGACGGGGCCCGCGGGGGCCGCCGTACCCTTGCTGGGTGCGATAGGTGCACACAGCAAGTTCGTCGGCAGGTTCAACGAGGAGGCGCCGCGGTGGCTGAGCTTGGGTTTGTCCGCATGGGCTTCGGTCCGGAGGCCGTCGAGTACACGGTGGCCTGGGAAGAACAGCGCCGGGTGCACGCGGCCCGCTTCGCGGACGAGATCGAGGACACCTGCCTGCTGCTGGAGCACCAGCCCGTCTACACGGCCGGCCGGCGCACCGCCGACAGCGAGCGCCCGCTCGACGGCACCCCCGTCGTGGACGTGGACCGCGGCGGCAAGATCACCTGGCACGGCCCGGGCCAGCTGGTCGGCTACCCGATCATGAAGCTGCCCCGCCCGGTCGACGTGGTCGCCCACGTCCGCCGCCTGGAGGACGCGCTGATCCGCACGGCCGCCGAGTTCGGCCTGGAGACCACCCGCGTCGAGGGGCGCAGCGGGGTCTGGGTGCTCGGCGACCCGGTGGAGGAGCGTCCGAAGATCGGTGGCCTCTCGCTGGACTTCGACCCGCGGCTGCACGACGAGGAGTTCGACCCCCGGCTGAACGGCCCCGAGTACGCCCCGTCCAACGCCGGCCAGCGCCGCGAGGACCGCAAGCTCGCCGCCATCGGCATCCGGGTCGCCAAGGGCGTCACGATGCACGGCTTCGCGATCAACGTGAACCCCGACAACACCTGGTTCGACCGAATCGTCCCCTGTGGGATCCGCGACGCCGGTGTGACCTCGCTCTCGTACGAACTGGGCCGCGAGATCACCATCGCCGAGGTGCTGCCGGTGATCGAACGGCACCTGAAGGACGTGCTGGAGCAGGCGGAGCCGAAGCCCAGGGAGATAGAGCCCGTCGCGGGCTAGTTCGCGCGGGAATGGGTCGGGCCGCCCGCAGGTTGGCCGAGTGAAGAACGTACGAAATTACGGGCGTACCCTGGTGGGCGCCGAAGAATCGAAGTCACAGGGAGCCGGTCGTGTCCGCAGTCGCACCCGACGGACGCAAGATGCTGCGCCTAGAGGTCCGTAACGCCCAGACGCCCATCGAGCGCAAGCCCGAGTGGATCAAGACGCGGGCCAAGATGGGTCCCGAGTACACCAAGATGCAGGCCCTGGTGAAGGGCGAAGGACTGCACACGGTGTGCCAGGAGGCCGGCTGTCCGAACATCTACGAATGCTGGGAGGACCGCGAGGCCACGTTCCTCATCGGTGGTGACCAGTGCACCCGGCGCTGTGACTTCTGCCAGATCGACACGGGCAAGCCCGAGGCGC
Protein-coding sequences here:
- the lipB gene encoding lipoyl(octanoyl) transferase LipB, encoding MAELGFVRMGFGPEAVEYTVAWEEQRRVHAARFADEIEDTCLLLEHQPVYTAGRRTADSERPLDGTPVVDVDRGGKITWHGPGQLVGYPIMKLPRPVDVVAHVRRLEDALIRTAAEFGLETTRVEGRSGVWVLGDPVEERPKIGGLSLDFDPRLHDEEFDPRLNGPEYAPSNAGQRREDRKLAAIGIRVAKGVTMHGFAINVNPDNTWFDRIVPCGIRDAGVTSLSYELGREITIAEVLPVIERHLKDVLEQAEPKPREIEPVAG